The proteins below come from a single Melospiza georgiana isolate bMelGeo1 chromosome 4, bMelGeo1.pri, whole genome shotgun sequence genomic window:
- the FAM118A gene encoding protein FAM118A isoform X1 → MHDAPATPASPTVPSVEPHKGSEMDSPEGASIRSEQKYRKFLKSLIRKQPRDLLLVIGTGVSAAVAPGIPALCSWRSCIEAVLGAAEQLEVLHPGDVAEFRKKVAKERDLLVVAHDLIRKMSPRTGDTKPNFFQDCLMEVFDNLEQHIQNPVVLQSILRLMERGTMVLTTNYDNLLEIFGQQQGKPMESLDLKDKDKVLQWARGHVKYGVLHIHGLYTDPCGMVLDPSGYKDVTQDPEVMEVLQNLYRTKSFLFLGCGETLRDQIFQALFLYTVKNKVDLEHYMLVLKENEDHFFKLQADMLLHGIKVVSYGDCFQQFPEYVQDLTAQICKQRSPDADRVDSTTLLGASCVDCAKRKLGESGTDSPKRIKESDMPTLE, encoded by the exons ATGCACGATGCCCCGGCCACCCCCGCCAGCCCCACCGTGCCGTCAGTAGAGCCGCACAAG gGCTCAGAGATGGATTCACCAGAAGGGGCCTCCATTAGAAGTGAGCAGAAATACAG GAAATTCCTAAAAAGCCTGATAAGAAAGCAGCCTCGGGACCTTCTGCTGGTGATTGGGACGGGGGTGAGTGCTGCAGTGGCCCCAGGAATCCCAGCActgtgctcctggaggagctgcatcgaggctgtgcttggagcagctgagcagctggaggtgctgcacCCCGGGGATGTCGCTGAATTCCGCAAGAAGGTGGCCAAAGAGAGGGACCTGCTTGTGGTGGCACATGATCTCATCAGGAAGATGTCACCA CGTACCGGGGACACCAAGCCCAACTTCTTCCAGGATTGCCTAATGGAGGTGTTTGATAATTTAGAGCAGCACATTCAGAACCCTGTGGTTCTGCAGTCCATCCTGAGGCTCATGGAGAGAGGCACGATGGTTCTGACTACAAACTATGATAACCTGCTTGAAATATTTGGTCAGCAGCAGGGTAAACCCATGGAATCTTTAGACCTTAAAGATAAGGATAAG GTTCTTCAGTGGGCAAGGGGCCATGTAAAATATGGAGTTCTCCATATTCATGGCTTATATACAGATCCCTGTGGAATGGTGCTCGATCCCTCAGGATATAAAGATGTTACTCAAGATCCTGAAGTCATG GAGGTTCTCCAGAACTTGTACAGAACCaaatcctttttgtttttgggCTGTGGAGAGACTCTGCGTGACCAGATATTCCAGGCTCTTTTTCTTTACACAGTAAAGAACAAAGTGGATCTAGAACATTACATGTTGGTGcttaaagaaaatgaagaccACTTTTTTAAGCTGCAGGCAGATATGCTGCTGCATGGAATAAAAGTGGTGTCCTATGGGGACTGCTTCCAACAATTCCCAGAGTATGTCCAGGATCTGACTGCTCAAATCTGCAAACAGAGAAGTCCAG ATGCTGACAGGGTGGACAGCACAACGCTCTTGG GAGCATCATGTGTGGACTGTGCTAAAAGGAAGTTAGGAGAAAGTGGCACTGATTCTCCTAAGAGGATCAAAGAGTCAGATATGCCCACTCTTGAATGA
- the FAM118A gene encoding protein FAM118A isoform X2, with protein sequence MDSPEGASIRSEQKYRKFLKSLIRKQPRDLLLVIGTGVSAAVAPGIPALCSWRSCIEAVLGAAEQLEVLHPGDVAEFRKKVAKERDLLVVAHDLIRKMSPRTGDTKPNFFQDCLMEVFDNLEQHIQNPVVLQSILRLMERGTMVLTTNYDNLLEIFGQQQGKPMESLDLKDKDKVLQWARGHVKYGVLHIHGLYTDPCGMVLDPSGYKDVTQDPEVMEVLQNLYRTKSFLFLGCGETLRDQIFQALFLYTVKNKVDLEHYMLVLKENEDHFFKLQADMLLHGIKVVSYGDCFQQFPEYVQDLTAQICKQRSPDADRVDSTTLLGASCVDCAKRKLGESGTDSPKRIKESDMPTLE encoded by the exons ATGGATTCACCAGAAGGGGCCTCCATTAGAAGTGAGCAGAAATACAG GAAATTCCTAAAAAGCCTGATAAGAAAGCAGCCTCGGGACCTTCTGCTGGTGATTGGGACGGGGGTGAGTGCTGCAGTGGCCCCAGGAATCCCAGCActgtgctcctggaggagctgcatcgaggctgtgcttggagcagctgagcagctggaggtgctgcacCCCGGGGATGTCGCTGAATTCCGCAAGAAGGTGGCCAAAGAGAGGGACCTGCTTGTGGTGGCACATGATCTCATCAGGAAGATGTCACCA CGTACCGGGGACACCAAGCCCAACTTCTTCCAGGATTGCCTAATGGAGGTGTTTGATAATTTAGAGCAGCACATTCAGAACCCTGTGGTTCTGCAGTCCATCCTGAGGCTCATGGAGAGAGGCACGATGGTTCTGACTACAAACTATGATAACCTGCTTGAAATATTTGGTCAGCAGCAGGGTAAACCCATGGAATCTTTAGACCTTAAAGATAAGGATAAG GTTCTTCAGTGGGCAAGGGGCCATGTAAAATATGGAGTTCTCCATATTCATGGCTTATATACAGATCCCTGTGGAATGGTGCTCGATCCCTCAGGATATAAAGATGTTACTCAAGATCCTGAAGTCATG GAGGTTCTCCAGAACTTGTACAGAACCaaatcctttttgtttttgggCTGTGGAGAGACTCTGCGTGACCAGATATTCCAGGCTCTTTTTCTTTACACAGTAAAGAACAAAGTGGATCTAGAACATTACATGTTGGTGcttaaagaaaatgaagaccACTTTTTTAAGCTGCAGGCAGATATGCTGCTGCATGGAATAAAAGTGGTGTCCTATGGGGACTGCTTCCAACAATTCCCAGAGTATGTCCAGGATCTGACTGCTCAAATCTGCAAACAGAGAAGTCCAG ATGCTGACAGGGTGGACAGCACAACGCTCTTGG GAGCATCATGTGTGGACTGTGCTAAAAGGAAGTTAGGAGAAAGTGGCACTGATTCTCCTAAGAGGATCAAAGAGTCAGATATGCCCACTCTTGAATGA